In a single window of the Heliangelus exortis chromosome 1, bHelExo1.hap1, whole genome shotgun sequence genome:
- the CAND1 gene encoding cullin-associated NEDD8-dissociated protein 1 isoform X1 has product MASASYHISNLLEKMTSSDKDFRFMATNDLMTELQKDSIKLDDDSERKVVKMILKLLEDKNGEVQNLAVKCLGPLVSKVKEYQVETIVDTLCTNMLSDKEQLRDISSIGLKTVIGELPPASSGSALAANVCKKITGRLTSAIAKQEDVSVQLEALDIMADMLSRQGGLLVNFHPSILTCLLPQLTSPRLAVRKRTIIALGHLVMSCGNMVFVDLIEHLLTELSKNDSMSTTRTYIQCIAAISRQAGHRIGEYLEKIIPLVVKFCNVDDDELREYCIQAFESFVRRCPKEVYPHVSTIINICLKYLTYDPNYNYDDEDEDENAMDADGGDDDDQGSDDEYSDDDDMSWKVRRAAAKCLDAVVSTRHEMLPEFYKTVSPALIARFKEREENVKADVFHAYLSLLKQTRPVQSWLCDPDAMEQGETPLTMLQSQVPNIVKALHKQMKEKSVKTRQCCFNMLTELVNVLPGALTQHVPVLVPGIIFSLNDKSSSSNLKIDALSCLYVILCNHSPQVFHPHVQALVPPVVACVGDPFYKITSEALLVTQQLVKVIRPLDQPSSFDATPYIKDLFTCTIKRLKAADIDQEVKERAISCMGQIICSLGDSLGTDLPSTLQIFLERLKNEITRLTTVKAMTLIAGSPLKIDLRPILGEGVPILASFLRKNQRALKLGTLSALDILIKNYSDSLTAAMIDAVLDELPPLISESDMHVSQMAISFLTTLAKVYPSSLSKISGSILNELIGLVRSPLLQGGALSAMLEFFQALVVTGTNNLGYMDLLRMLTGPVYSQSTALTHKQSYYSIAKCVAALTRACPKEGPAVVGQFIQDVKNSRSTDSIRLLALLSLGEVGHHIDLSGQIELKSVILEAFSSPSEEVKSAASYALGSISVGNLPEYLPFVLQEITSQPKRQYLLLHSLKEIISSASVLGLKPYVENIWALLLKHCECAEEGTRNVVAECLGKLTLIDPETLLPRLKGYLASGSSYARSSVVTAVKFTISDHPQPIDPLLKNCIGDFLKTLEDPDLNVRRVALVTFNSAAHNKPSLIRDLLDTVLPHLYNETKVRKELIREVEMGPFKHTVDDGLDIRKAAFECMYTLLDSCLDRLDIFEFLNHVEDGLKDHYDIKMLTFLMLVRLSTLCPSAVLQRLDRLVEPLRATCTTKVKANSVKQEFEKQDELKRSAMRAVAALLTIPEAEKSPLMSEFQSQISSNPELAAIFESIQKDSSSTNLESMDTS; this is encoded by the exons ATGGCGAGCGCCTCGTACCACATCTCCAACCTGCTGGAGAAAATGACATCCAGCGACAAGGACTTCAG GTTTATGGCTACTAATGACTTGATGACAGAACTACAGAAAGATTCTATCAAGCTGGATGATGACAGTGAGAGAAAGGTAGTGAAGATGATTTTGAAGTTACTGGAAGATAAAAATGGTGAGGTGCAAAACTTAGCTGTGAAATG CCTTGGCCCTTTGGTGAGTAAAGTGAAGGAGTATCAAGTGGAGACCATTGTAGATACCCTGTGTACAAACATGCTTTCAGATAAAGAGCAGTTACGTGACATTTCAAGCATTGGCCTTAAAACTGTGATTGGAGAACTCCCCCCAGCTTCCAGTG GGTCTGCATTAGCAGCTAATGTTTGTAAAAAGATCACGGGCCGTCTCACCAGTGCTATAGCCAAGCAGGAGGATGTGTCTGTGCAACTGGAGGCACTGGATATCATGGCTGATATGCTGAGCAG GCAAGGAGGACTACTTGTTAACTTCCATCCTTCAATTCTGACCTGTCTGCTCCCCCAGCTGACTAGCCCCAGACTTGCTGTGAGGAAAAGAACCATCATTGCTCTTGGTCACCTGGTTATGAGTTGTGGCAATATGGTTTTTGTTGACCTCATTGAACATCTATTGACAGAGCTGTCAAAAAACGATTCCATGTCAACAACTAGGACCTATATACAGTGTATTGCTGCTATCAGTAGGCAAGCAGGTCATAGAATAg GTGAATATcttgagaaaataattcctttggTTGTAAAGTTTTGTAATGTAGATGATGATGAATTGCGAGAGTATTGCATTCAAGCCTTTGAATCCTTTGTTAGGAG ATGTCCTAAAGAAGTTTATCCTCATGTATCCACAATTATAAACATTTGTCTTAAATATCTTACCTATGATCCTAATTACAATtatgatgatgaagatgaagatgaaaacGCTATGGATgctgatggtggtgatgatgatgatcaaG ggAGCGATGATGAATACAGTGATGATGATGACATGAGCTGGAAAGTGAGGCGTGCAGCTGCTAAGTGTCTGGATGCTGTGGTTAGCACACGACATGAAATGCTTCCAGAATTCTACAAAACTGTATCTCCTGCTTTAATAGCCCGATTCAAAGAACGTGAAGAGAATGTTAAAGCAGATGTTTTTCATGCAtatctttctcttttaaaacaaactcgACCGGTGCAAAGTTGGCTTTGTGATCCTGATGCAATGGAACAAGGAGAGACACCTTTGACGATGCTTCAGAGTCAG GTTCCCAACATAGTTAAAGCCTTGCacaaacagatgaaggagaaaagTGTGAAGACTCGTCAGTGTTGCTTTAACATGCTGACTGAGCTGGTAAATGTATTACCTGGAGCTCTAACACAACATGTTCCTGTTCTGGTACCAG gaataattttttcactgaatgaCAAATCAAGTTCTTCTAATCTGAAGATAGATGCTTTGTCCTGTTTGTACGTGATCCTCTGCAATCATTCCCCCCAGGTCTTTCATCCTCATGTTCAAGCATTGGTACCTCCAGTTGTAGCTTGTGTTGGAGACCCGTTTTACAAGATAACATCAGAGGCACTTTTGGTTACCCAACAACTTGTGAAAGTCATTCGTCCTTTAGACCAGCCTTCTTCCTTTGATGCTACTCCTTACATCAAAGATTTGTTTACTTGTACAATCAAGAGGTTAAAGGCTGCTGACATTGATCAGGAGGTGAAAGAAAGAGCAATATCTTGCATGGGTCAAATAATTTGTAGCCTTGGTGACAGCCTAGGCACAGACCTGCCCAGTACACTTCAGATCTTCCTAGAGAGGCTGAAGAATGAGATCACTCGGTTAACTACAGTGAAGGCCATGACATTGATTGCTGGTTCTCCTTTGAAAATAGATTTGAGACCAATCCTTGGGGAAGGAGTTCCtattcttgcttcttttttgaGAAAGAACCAGCGAGCTTTGAAACTGGGCACTCTTTCTGCTCTAgatattttaattaagaattaCAGCGATAGCTTGACAGCTGCCATGATTGATGCTGTCCTGGATGAGCTTCCACCTCTGATTAGTGAAAGTGATATGCATGTATCACAGATGGCCATCAGCTTTCTGACAACACTGGCTAAAGTATATCCTTCCTCCCTGTCAAAGATTAGTGGGTCCATTCTCAACGAACTCATTGGGCTGGTGAGATCGCCTCTGCTGCAGGGTGGAGCGCTTAGTGCCATGCTAGAATTTTTCCAAGCTTTGGTTGTGACTGGTACAAATAATTTAGGTTACATGGATTTACTCCGCATGTTGACGGGTCCAGTGTACTCACAGAGCACAGCACTTACTCACAAGCAGTCTTACTATTCCATTGCCAAATGTGTTGCTGCCCTTACTCGGGCCTGCCCTAAGGAAGGACCAGCTGTTGTAGGTCAGTTCATACAAGATGTCAAGAACTCCAGGTCCACGGATTCCATTCGGCTTTtggctttgctttctcttgGGGAAGTTGGGCATCACATTGACTTAAGTGGACAAATTGAGCTGAAGTCAGTAATACTTGAAGCATTCTCTTCTCCCAGTGAAGAAGTCAAATCGGCGGCATCTTACGCATTAGGCAGTATTAGTGTGGGCAATCTTCCTGAGTATCTGCCATTTGTCTTGCAAGAAATAACCAGTCAGCCTAAGAGGCAATATCTTCTTCTTCATTccttgaaagaaataattagCTCTGCATCAGTGCTCGGTCTCAAACCATATGTTGAGAACATCTGGGCCCTTCTCCTGAAGCACTGCGAATGTGCAGAAGAGGGTACAAGGAATGTTGTTGCTGAATGCTTGGGCAAGCTGACATTAATAGACCCAGAGACTCTGCTTCCACGCCTCAAGGGATACTTGGCATCAG GGTCCTCATATGCTCGAAGTTCGGTGGTTACTGCTGTCAAGTTTACTATCTCTGATCATCCACAACCCATAGACCCACTCTTGAAGAACTGCATAG gtgattttctgaaaacattggAGGACCCAGATCTCAATGTCAGGAGAGTAGCCCTAGTGACATTTAACTCAGCTGCACACAATAAACCATCATTAATAAGGGACCTCTTAGATACTGTGCTTCCTCATCTGTACAATGAAACAAAAGTCAGAAAGGAGTTAATCAGAGAG GTGGAAATGGGACCATTTAAGCATACAGTTGATGATGGGTTGGACAtaaggaaagcagcttttgagTGCATGTATACTCTTTTGGATAGCTGTTTGGATAGACTAGATATATTTGAATTCTTAAATCATGTTGAAGATGGCCTGAAGGATCACTATGATATTAAG ATGCTTACCTTTTTAATGTTGGTGAGATTGTCTACCCTTTGTCCaagtgcagtgctgcagaggttGGATAGGCTTGTTGAACCTTTGCGTGCCACATGTACAACCaag gtAAAGGCAAACTCAGTAAAACAGGAGTTTGAGAAGCAAGATGAACTGAAACGATCTGCTATGAGGGCAGTAGCAGCGCTCCTAACCAttccagaagcagagaagagtcCATTAATGAGTGAATTTCAGTCACAGATAAGCTCTAACCCTGAGCTGGCAGCCATTTTTGAAAGTATCCAAAAAGATTCATCATCCACTAACTTGGAATCAATGGACACTAGTTAG
- the CAND1 gene encoding cullin-associated NEDD8-dissociated protein 1 isoform X2, which produces MADMLSRQGGLLVNFHPSILTCLLPQLTSPRLAVRKRTIIALGHLVMSCGNMVFVDLIEHLLTELSKNDSMSTTRTYIQCIAAISRQAGHRIGEYLEKIIPLVVKFCNVDDDELREYCIQAFESFVRRCPKEVYPHVSTIINICLKYLTYDPNYNYDDEDEDENAMDADGGDDDDQGSDDEYSDDDDMSWKVRRAAAKCLDAVVSTRHEMLPEFYKTVSPALIARFKEREENVKADVFHAYLSLLKQTRPVQSWLCDPDAMEQGETPLTMLQSQVPNIVKALHKQMKEKSVKTRQCCFNMLTELVNVLPGALTQHVPVLVPGIIFSLNDKSSSSNLKIDALSCLYVILCNHSPQVFHPHVQALVPPVVACVGDPFYKITSEALLVTQQLVKVIRPLDQPSSFDATPYIKDLFTCTIKRLKAADIDQEVKERAISCMGQIICSLGDSLGTDLPSTLQIFLERLKNEITRLTTVKAMTLIAGSPLKIDLRPILGEGVPILASFLRKNQRALKLGTLSALDILIKNYSDSLTAAMIDAVLDELPPLISESDMHVSQMAISFLTTLAKVYPSSLSKISGSILNELIGLVRSPLLQGGALSAMLEFFQALVVTGTNNLGYMDLLRMLTGPVYSQSTALTHKQSYYSIAKCVAALTRACPKEGPAVVGQFIQDVKNSRSTDSIRLLALLSLGEVGHHIDLSGQIELKSVILEAFSSPSEEVKSAASYALGSISVGNLPEYLPFVLQEITSQPKRQYLLLHSLKEIISSASVLGLKPYVENIWALLLKHCECAEEGTRNVVAECLGKLTLIDPETLLPRLKGYLASGSSYARSSVVTAVKFTISDHPQPIDPLLKNCIGDFLKTLEDPDLNVRRVALVTFNSAAHNKPSLIRDLLDTVLPHLYNETKVRKELIREVEMGPFKHTVDDGLDIRKAAFECMYTLLDSCLDRLDIFEFLNHVEDGLKDHYDIKMLTFLMLVRLSTLCPSAVLQRLDRLVEPLRATCTTKVKANSVKQEFEKQDELKRSAMRAVAALLTIPEAEKSPLMSEFQSQISSNPELAAIFESIQKDSSSTNLESMDTS; this is translated from the exons ATGGCTGATATGCTGAGCAG GCAAGGAGGACTACTTGTTAACTTCCATCCTTCAATTCTGACCTGTCTGCTCCCCCAGCTGACTAGCCCCAGACTTGCTGTGAGGAAAAGAACCATCATTGCTCTTGGTCACCTGGTTATGAGTTGTGGCAATATGGTTTTTGTTGACCTCATTGAACATCTATTGACAGAGCTGTCAAAAAACGATTCCATGTCAACAACTAGGACCTATATACAGTGTATTGCTGCTATCAGTAGGCAAGCAGGTCATAGAATAg GTGAATATcttgagaaaataattcctttggTTGTAAAGTTTTGTAATGTAGATGATGATGAATTGCGAGAGTATTGCATTCAAGCCTTTGAATCCTTTGTTAGGAG ATGTCCTAAAGAAGTTTATCCTCATGTATCCACAATTATAAACATTTGTCTTAAATATCTTACCTATGATCCTAATTACAATtatgatgatgaagatgaagatgaaaacGCTATGGATgctgatggtggtgatgatgatgatcaaG ggAGCGATGATGAATACAGTGATGATGATGACATGAGCTGGAAAGTGAGGCGTGCAGCTGCTAAGTGTCTGGATGCTGTGGTTAGCACACGACATGAAATGCTTCCAGAATTCTACAAAACTGTATCTCCTGCTTTAATAGCCCGATTCAAAGAACGTGAAGAGAATGTTAAAGCAGATGTTTTTCATGCAtatctttctcttttaaaacaaactcgACCGGTGCAAAGTTGGCTTTGTGATCCTGATGCAATGGAACAAGGAGAGACACCTTTGACGATGCTTCAGAGTCAG GTTCCCAACATAGTTAAAGCCTTGCacaaacagatgaaggagaaaagTGTGAAGACTCGTCAGTGTTGCTTTAACATGCTGACTGAGCTGGTAAATGTATTACCTGGAGCTCTAACACAACATGTTCCTGTTCTGGTACCAG gaataattttttcactgaatgaCAAATCAAGTTCTTCTAATCTGAAGATAGATGCTTTGTCCTGTTTGTACGTGATCCTCTGCAATCATTCCCCCCAGGTCTTTCATCCTCATGTTCAAGCATTGGTACCTCCAGTTGTAGCTTGTGTTGGAGACCCGTTTTACAAGATAACATCAGAGGCACTTTTGGTTACCCAACAACTTGTGAAAGTCATTCGTCCTTTAGACCAGCCTTCTTCCTTTGATGCTACTCCTTACATCAAAGATTTGTTTACTTGTACAATCAAGAGGTTAAAGGCTGCTGACATTGATCAGGAGGTGAAAGAAAGAGCAATATCTTGCATGGGTCAAATAATTTGTAGCCTTGGTGACAGCCTAGGCACAGACCTGCCCAGTACACTTCAGATCTTCCTAGAGAGGCTGAAGAATGAGATCACTCGGTTAACTACAGTGAAGGCCATGACATTGATTGCTGGTTCTCCTTTGAAAATAGATTTGAGACCAATCCTTGGGGAAGGAGTTCCtattcttgcttcttttttgaGAAAGAACCAGCGAGCTTTGAAACTGGGCACTCTTTCTGCTCTAgatattttaattaagaattaCAGCGATAGCTTGACAGCTGCCATGATTGATGCTGTCCTGGATGAGCTTCCACCTCTGATTAGTGAAAGTGATATGCATGTATCACAGATGGCCATCAGCTTTCTGACAACACTGGCTAAAGTATATCCTTCCTCCCTGTCAAAGATTAGTGGGTCCATTCTCAACGAACTCATTGGGCTGGTGAGATCGCCTCTGCTGCAGGGTGGAGCGCTTAGTGCCATGCTAGAATTTTTCCAAGCTTTGGTTGTGACTGGTACAAATAATTTAGGTTACATGGATTTACTCCGCATGTTGACGGGTCCAGTGTACTCACAGAGCACAGCACTTACTCACAAGCAGTCTTACTATTCCATTGCCAAATGTGTTGCTGCCCTTACTCGGGCCTGCCCTAAGGAAGGACCAGCTGTTGTAGGTCAGTTCATACAAGATGTCAAGAACTCCAGGTCCACGGATTCCATTCGGCTTTtggctttgctttctcttgGGGAAGTTGGGCATCACATTGACTTAAGTGGACAAATTGAGCTGAAGTCAGTAATACTTGAAGCATTCTCTTCTCCCAGTGAAGAAGTCAAATCGGCGGCATCTTACGCATTAGGCAGTATTAGTGTGGGCAATCTTCCTGAGTATCTGCCATTTGTCTTGCAAGAAATAACCAGTCAGCCTAAGAGGCAATATCTTCTTCTTCATTccttgaaagaaataattagCTCTGCATCAGTGCTCGGTCTCAAACCATATGTTGAGAACATCTGGGCCCTTCTCCTGAAGCACTGCGAATGTGCAGAAGAGGGTACAAGGAATGTTGTTGCTGAATGCTTGGGCAAGCTGACATTAATAGACCCAGAGACTCTGCTTCCACGCCTCAAGGGATACTTGGCATCAG GGTCCTCATATGCTCGAAGTTCGGTGGTTACTGCTGTCAAGTTTACTATCTCTGATCATCCACAACCCATAGACCCACTCTTGAAGAACTGCATAG gtgattttctgaaaacattggAGGACCCAGATCTCAATGTCAGGAGAGTAGCCCTAGTGACATTTAACTCAGCTGCACACAATAAACCATCATTAATAAGGGACCTCTTAGATACTGTGCTTCCTCATCTGTACAATGAAACAAAAGTCAGAAAGGAGTTAATCAGAGAG GTGGAAATGGGACCATTTAAGCATACAGTTGATGATGGGTTGGACAtaaggaaagcagcttttgagTGCATGTATACTCTTTTGGATAGCTGTTTGGATAGACTAGATATATTTGAATTCTTAAATCATGTTGAAGATGGCCTGAAGGATCACTATGATATTAAG ATGCTTACCTTTTTAATGTTGGTGAGATTGTCTACCCTTTGTCCaagtgcagtgctgcagaggttGGATAGGCTTGTTGAACCTTTGCGTGCCACATGTACAACCaag gtAAAGGCAAACTCAGTAAAACAGGAGTTTGAGAAGCAAGATGAACTGAAACGATCTGCTATGAGGGCAGTAGCAGCGCTCCTAACCAttccagaagcagagaagagtcCATTAATGAGTGAATTTCAGTCACAGATAAGCTCTAACCCTGAGCTGGCAGCCATTTTTGAAAGTATCCAAAAAGATTCATCATCCACTAACTTGGAATCAATGGACACTAGTTAG